The Enhydrobacter sp. sequence CAATATCGGGGCTTTCGGCCTGCCGCTGTCGCTGCAGCTCGTGGGGCCGCTGCGCAGCGACGACCAGCTCATCGCCTGGGCGCGCTGGGTCGAGCAGCGCCTGTCGTGACCGTCAAGCTCGGGCTGATCGGCTATGGCGCCATCGGCCGGCATGTCGAGGCCGCCCGGCTCCGCGATATCGAGCTCGTGTCGGTGCTGGTGAGGCGGCCGCGCGCGGACCGTCGGCTCACGCACGAGCCCGACCTTTTTTTCGCCCACAGCTTCGATGCCGTGGCCGAATGCGCCGGCCACGAGGCGGTGCGCGCGCATGGCCAGCGCGCACTGGAGGCGGGCGCCGATCTCCTCGTGACATCGGTCGGCGCTTTGACCGACAGCGGCTTGTTCGAGCGGCTGCTCGCCGCAGCCAAGGCGAACACCCGCCGCGTCATCCTGCCCTCGGCGGGCATCGGCGCACTCGACATCCTGAGCGCCGCCGCCGTCGGCGGGCTGGACAGCGTCACCGTCACGGTGCGCAAGGATCCGTCGGCCTGGAAAGGCACGGTCGCCGAGAAGCAGGTCGATCTCGACGCGCTCGACGAGCCGCTGGTCATTTTCGACGGGCCGGTCCGCCAGGGCCGCGCGGCTCTATCCGCAGAACGTCAACATCTCGGCCGCGGCAGCGATCGCGGGGCTCGGTCTCGACAGGACGCGGCTGGTGATCGTGGCCGACCCCACTATCCGAACGCACATCGTCGAGCTCGAAGCCCAGGGTGCGTTCGGGCGATTCGCCTTCCGGGAAGACGTGGCGGTCAGCGAGGAGAACCGCAAGACCGGCAAGCTGGTCGCAATGGCGATGGTGAAATCCATCCGCCAGCTCGCCTCGCCACTCGTCGTCGCAGCGTGAAGGGTGGAGCGTCACCGGGGTCCGCCGCCTCCCCTGACGCTCATCGGAGCGCGCAGCTCCAGTTGCGCTCATGCGCGATTGCGTCAGCGCACCGTGATCAGCAGATTGCCGAGCCTGTCCTGCCGCACCTTGTCGCCCGGTTCCACGACCGTGGTGCAGTCGAGCTGCTCGAGGATCGCCGGACCCTCGAAGATCGCGTCGATCGGCAGCTTGTCGCGCGCATAGATCGGCGTTTGCCGCCAGCCGTCGCTGAACCACGCGCGACGCTCGCCGATCTGCGCCGCCTGCAGCGTCGAGGCGCGCTCGGACGCGGCCAGCAGGCCGAGGTCGATGTGCGGCCGCACGCCGATTACCGCGGTGTGCAGGTTCACCAGCACCGGCGGAATCTCGCTGAGCTCGATGCCGAAACGGCGCCAGTAGGCCGCCGCGAAGGCCTTGTGCAGCCCGTCGATGCCGAGATCGGGCCGCTCGACCGCGACCGACAGGATATGGCTCTGGCCCTGGAACTGCATGTCGGCGCTATGGATCGCCCGCAGCTCACCGACCGGCACGCCCTCGCGCGCGACGGTCGCCTCGCCCTCCTGCTTCTGCTCGGCATAGATACTGGCGATCGTGGCGTCGTCGATCGTCGAGAGAGGCTTGTTCACGGTGCGTACGAAGTCGTGGCGCAGGTCGGCCACGACGCAGCCCAGCGCGTTGGTGATGCCGGGCCGCGCCGGCACCAGCACGGTCGGGATGGCAAGCTCGCGCGCGAGGGCGCTGGCGTGCAAGGGACCCGCGCCGCCGAAAGCGAAGAGCGCGAAGTCGCGCGGATCGTGGCCGCGCGACAGCGAAACGAGGCGAATCGCGCCAGCCATGCGATCGTTGGCGATGCGCAGGATGGCGGCGGCCGCCGCCTCGGCATCGAGGCCGAGGCGCTTGCCCAACTTGCCCTCGATCGCCTGCCGCACGTGATCGAGCGTCACTGGATGGTCGACACCCAGCAGATGATCGGGATTGAGACGGCCCAGGAGCAGATTGGCATCGGTGATGGTCGGCGCATCCCCACCGCGGCCATAGCAGATCGGTCCCGGCCGCGCGCCGGCGCTCTCCGGCCCCACACGAAGCATGCCGCCGGCATCGACCGAGGCGATCGAGCCGCCGCCCGCGCCGATCGTATGCACATCGACCATCGGCACATGGATGGGCATCGCATATTCGAGCTCGAGCTCGCCCGAGACCTGCGGCACGGCATCCTCGATCAGTCCGACATCGGTCGAGGTGCCTCCCATGTCGTAGGTGATGAGGTTGCCCTGGCCGCACAGGCGGCCGGTATAAGCGGCGGCCATCACCCCCGAGGCGGGGCCGGACATCACCGTGTTCACGGCCGCCCTGGCGATGAGCTGCGACGAGATGGTGCCGCCGTTGCCCTGCATCACCAGGATGTCGCGGTCGAAGTCCTTGGCCGCGAGCTCGGCACGCAGGCGCGAGAGATAGCGGTCGAGCACCGGTTGCACCGCGGCATTGACCGCCGCCGTGACGCCGCGCTCGAACTCGCGATATTCCGACAGGATCGCGTGCCCCGCGGTCACGTAGGCGTTGGGCCAGAGGCCACGCACGATCTCGGCCGCGCGCCGCTCGTGCGCGGGGTTGATGTAGCTGTGCAGGAAATGGACCACCACCGCCTCGCAGCCCGCGGCCAACAGCTTCTTCGCTGCATCGGTCACCGCCGCCTCGTCGAGCGGGATGAGCACATGGCCGTCGGCATCCATGCGCTCGGAGACCTCGAGCCGCAGCTCACGCTCGACCACGGGATGGAAAGTGCCCTTGAGACCATAAGGCTGCGGCCGGGTGCGGCGACCGAGCTCGAGCACGTCGCGGAAGCCCTTGGTCGTGATGAGCCCGACACGGGCGATCTTGCGCTCGAGCAGGGCGTTGGTGGTGGTGGTCGTACCGTGCACGACGGCCTGCAACCTGGCCGGATCGGCGTCCGCCTCCTGCAAGGCGGCCATGAAGCCGACGGCCTGATTGTCTGCGGTGGTCAGAACCTTGGCGAGCCGCACCGTACCGGAGTCGGAATCGACCGCGAGGAGGTCGGTGAAGGTGCCGCCGACATCGATGCCGACGGTGAGGGAATTCTTGGATGAGGACATGGTGGTCAAACCGAAAGATACTGTTCGCGAAGGGCGGCGTCTGCCGCGAGTTCGGCCATCGTGCCGCCGAAGCGAATCTCGCCTTTCTCGATGATGTAGGCGCGATCGGCGACCGCCTGGCAGAAGTGCAGGTTCTGCTCCGACAGCAGCACCGACAGGCCCTGTTCCTTGAGCGCGCGGATCGACTGAGCCATCTGCTCGACGATGATCGGCGCCAGGCCTTCCGACGGTTCGTCGAGCATCAGGCATCGGGGATTGCCCATCAAAGTGCGGGCGATGGTGAGCATCTGCTGCTCGCCGCCCGACATGCGTCCGCCGGACCGGTCGCGCATGCGGCCGAGGTTGGGGAACAGCGCAAAAA is a genomic window containing:
- a CDS encoding hydantoinase/oxoprolinase family protein encodes the protein MSSSKNSLTVGIDVGGTFTDLLAVDSDSGTVRLAKVLTTADNQAVGFMAALQEADADPARLQAVVHGTTTTTNALLERKIARVGLITTKGFRDVLELGRRTRPQPYGLKGTFHPVVERELRLEVSERMDADGHVLIPLDEAAVTDAAKKLLAAGCEAVVVHFLHSYINPAHERRAAEIVRGLWPNAYVTAGHAILSEYREFERGVTAAVNAAVQPVLDRYLSRLRAELAAKDFDRDILVMQGNGGTISSQLIARAAVNTVMSGPASGVMAAAYTGRLCGQGNLITYDMGGTSTDVGLIEDAVPQVSGELELEYAMPIHVPMVDVHTIGAGGGSIASVDAGGMLRVGPESAGARPGPICYGRGGDAPTITDANLLLGRLNPDHLLGVDHPVTLDHVRQAIEGKLGKRLGLDAEAAAAAILRIANDRMAGAIRLVSLSRGHDPRDFALFAFGGAGPLHASALARELAIPTVLVPARPGITNALGCVVADLRHDFVRTVNKPLSTIDDATIASIYAEQKQEGEATVAREGVPVGELRAIHSADMQFQGQSHILSVAVERPDLGIDGLHKAFAAAYWRRFGIELSEIPPVLVNLHTAVIGVRPHIDLGLLAASERASTLQAAQIGERRAWFSDGWRQTPIYARDKLPIDAIFEGPAILEQLDCTTVVEPGDKVRQDRLGNLLITVR
- a CDS encoding ABC transporter ATP-binding protein, which translates into the protein MLSVKDLHAYYGRAHILHGVSLETKAGEVVALLGRNGAGKSTTMKAIMGLVPPARGEVCFAERRIDRLAPYRIARLGLGYVPEERRIFTELTVIENLSVGRQPARRGAPTWTEDRLFALFPNLGRMRDRSGGRMSGGEQQMLTIARTLMGNPRCLMLDEPSEGLAPIIVEQMAQSIRALKEQGLSVLLSEQNLHFCQAVADRAYIIEKGEIRFGGTMAELAADAALREQYLSV
- a CDS encoding aspartate dehydrogenase domain-containing protein gives rise to the protein MSTRSTSRWSFSTGRSARAARLYPQNVNISAAAAIAGLGLDRTRLVIVADPTIRTHIVELEAQGAFGRFAFREDVAVSEENRKTGKLVAMAMVKSIRQLASPLVVAA